A single genomic interval of Ruminococcus sp. NK3A76 harbors:
- a CDS encoding DUF3848 domain-containing protein has protein sequence MNMTDNDFEPLYKRQEGDSAFDTARKERLKSTFDELSHEPDWSGFKDYLKAQLGDNMDKLTPYILNDMRNKYHAELSMNSLADKVADEYDRFIKDIKQQPADRIVETAYEIVQKDDIREYCSGTDYVLSQQELDELLAADNLLDRLYDKWDELSEVHSLYDMDMMLEETASDLKAERLERERKAEMSESKPDDLTDKPHKPMKHGRR, from the coding sequence ATGAATATGACAGATAATGATTTTGAGCCGCTGTACAAGCGGCAAGAGGGCGATAGTGCTTTTGATACTGCACGAAAGGAACGTCTGAAAAGTACTTTTGATGAGCTTTCTCACGAACCCGATTGGTCGGGCTTCAAGGACTACCTCAAAGCACAGCTTGGGGATAATATGGACAAGCTGACCCCATATATCTTGAATGATATGCGGAACAAATACCACGCTGAATTGTCAATGAACAGCCTCGCAGATAAGGTGGCAGATGAGTATGACCGCTTTATCAAGGATATAAAACAACAGCCTGCCGACAGGATCGTGGAGACTGCTTATGAGATAGTTCAGAAGGACGATATACGGGAGTATTGCAGCGGAACGGACTATGTTTTATCTCAGCAGGAGCTTGATGAGCTGCTTGCTGCGGATAACCTGCTTGACCGTCTTTACGATAAGTGGGACGAGCTTTCAGAGGTGCATAGTTTATATGATATGGATATGATGCTCGAAGAAACTGCATCCGATCTGAAAGCCGAAAGGCTGGAGAGGGAAAGGAAAGCAGAAATGTCAGAGTCAAAGCCTGATGACCTGACGGACAAACCGCATAAGCCAATGAAGCACGGCAGGAGGTGA